From Capra hircus breed San Clemente chromosome 12, ASM170441v1, whole genome shotgun sequence, a single genomic window includes:
- the SPRY2 gene encoding protein sprouty homolog 2, with protein MEARAQSGSGSQPLLQTPRDSGRQRGEPDPRDALPQQVHVLSLDQIRAIRNTNEYTEGPTVLPRAGLKPAPRPTTQHKHERLHGLPEPRQPARPQHPPAHPSARAPLARSISTVSSGSRSSTRTSTSSSSSEQRLLGSSFSSGPLADRIIRVQPKSELKPGELKPLSKEDVGLHAYKCEDCGKCKCKECTYPRPLPSDWICDKQCLCSAQNVIDYGTCVCCVKGLFYHCSNDDEDNCADNPCSCSQSHCCTRWSAMGVMSLFLPCLWCYLPAKGCLKLCQGCYDRVNRPGCRCKNSNTVCCKVPTVPPRNFEKPT; from the coding sequence ATGGAGGCCAGAGCTCAGAGTGGCAGCGGGTCGCAGCCGTTGCTGCAGACACCCCGTGACAGTGGCCGGCAGCGTGGGGAGCCCGACCCCAGGGACGCCCTCCCCCAGCAGGTACACGTGCTATCTCTGGATCAGATCAGGGCCATCCGGAACACGAATGAGTACACGGAGGGGCCCACTGTGCTCCCCAGAGCTGGGCTCAAGCCTGCTCCTCGCCCCACAACCCAGCACAAACACGAAAGACTCCACGGGCTGCCCGAGCCCCGCCAGCCCGCCCGGCCCCAGCACCCACCGGCCCACCCTTCAGCCAGGGCCCCTCTGGCCCGGTCCATCAGCACAGTCAGCTCGGGCTCTCGCAGCAGCACGAGGACAAGTACTAGCAGCAGTTCCTCCGAACAGAGGCTCCTAGGATCCTCCTTCTCCTCGGGGCCTCTGGCAGACAGGATCATCCGAGTGCAGCCCAAATCGGAGCTCAAGCCAGGTgagctgaagccactgagcaaGGAAGATGTAGGGCTGCACGCCTACAAGTGTGAGGACTGTGGCAAGTGCAAGTGCAAGGAGTGCACCTACCCGAGGCCTCTGCCGTCAGACTGGATCTGCGACAAGCAGTGCCTTTGCTCGGCCCAGAATGTGATCGACTACGGGACCTGCGTGTGCTGTGTGAAGGGTCTCTTCTATCACTGTTCCAACGACGATGAGGACAACTGTGCGGACAACCCGTGCTCTTGTAGCCAGTCACACTGTTGTACACGTTGGTCAGCCATGGGCGTCATGTCCCTCTTTCTGCCTTGCTTATGGTGTTACCTGCCAGCCAAGGGTTGCCTTAAATTGTGCCAGGGGTGTTATGACCGGGTGAACAGGCCCGGATGCCGTTGTAAAAATTCAAACACAGTTTGCTGCAAAGTTCCCACTGTCCCACCCAGGAACTTTGAAAAACCAACATAG